Proteins co-encoded in one Nicotiana sylvestris chromosome 7, ASM39365v2, whole genome shotgun sequence genomic window:
- the LOC104239171 gene encoding uncharacterized protein: MASSSPSSSSSSLSPPMIPMELHSLNREKLLNSLREHLSSSSRPLQGFVLLQGGEEQTRHCTDHLELFRQESYFAYLFGVQEPGFYGAIDIASRKSMLFAPRLPADYAVWMGEIKPLTHFQEKYKVTQVFYTDEIKEVLSNQYQEMGTPLLFLLHGLNTDSNKYSKPAEFQGIKKFQTDLNTLHPILTECRVTKSNLELALIQFANDISTEAHVEVMRKTKVGMKEYQLESMFLHHTYMYGGCRHCSYTCICATGDNSAVLHYGHAAAPNDKTLREGDMALLDMGAEYHFYGSDITCSFPVNGKFTRDQSLVYTAVLDAHDAVISVMSPGVSWVDMHKLAEKIILESLKKGQLLVGDVDKMMTERLGAVFMPHGLGHLLGIDTHDPGGYLKGAERPKEPGLSSLRTSRKLLEGMVITVEPGCYFIDALLLPALESPSVSEFFNHGEINRFRAFGGVRIESDVCVTANGCINMTKCPRKIEEIEAVMAGVPWPIKKTALPSGNGQV; the protein is encoded by the exons atggcttcttcttctccttcttcttcatcatcatctctGTCTCCTCCGATGATTCCCATGGAACTCCACTCACTCAATCGAGAGAAGCTTCTCAACTCTCTGCGCGAGCACCTATCTTCTTCCTCTCGTCCTCTCCAAGGCTTTGTTCTCCTTCAG GGTGGCGAGGAGCAAACTCGTCATTGCACCGATCACCTCGAATTGTTCAG ACAGGAGAGCTATTTCGCTTACTTGTTTGGAGTACAAGAGCCTGGATTTTATGGAGCTATT GATATTGCAAGTAGGAAATCTATGCTCTTTGCTCCTAGGTTACCGGCTGACTATGCTGTTTGGATGGGAGAAATAAAACCACTTACTCACTTCCAG GAAAAGTACAAGGTTACCCAGGTCTTCTATACTGATGAGATTAAGGAAGTTTTGTCTAATCAGTACCAAGAGATGGGAACACCGTTGCTATTTCTCTTGCATGGGCTTAATACAGATAGCAATAAGTACTCTAAACCAGCAGAATTTCAG GGTATTAAGAAGTTCCAGACAGATTTAAACACGTTGCATCCTATCCTGACTGAATGCCGTGTTACAAAGTCCAACTTAGAACTTGCTCTCATTCAATTTGCCAATGACATAAGCACTGAAGCTCATGTTGAG GTTATGAGGAAAACAAAAGTGGGGATGAAAGAGTATCAGTTAGAAAGCATGTTTCTTCACCACACCTACATGTATGGTGGTTGTAGGCATTGTTCATACACATGCATATGTGCTACTGGCGACAATAG TGCTGTACTCCATTATGGTCATGCAGCAGCTCCAAATGACAAG ACATTGCGAGAGGGAGATATGGCTCTTCTTGATATGGGAGCTGAATACCACTTTTATGGGTCTGACATAACTTGTTCCTTTCCA GTAAATGGGAAATTTACTCGTGACCAGTCACTTGTATATACT GCTGTCCTCGACGCTCACGATGCTGTCATTTCTGTCATGAGCCCTGGAGTGAGCTGGGTCGATATGCATAA ATTAGCTGAAAAGATCATCTTGGAATCACTGAAGAAAGGGCAGCTACTTGTTGG GGATGTTGATAAAATGATGACCGAGCGACTTGGTGCTGTTTTCATGCCTCATGGGTTGGGGCACCTACTTGGAATAGATACTCATGATCCTGGGGGTTACTTGAAG GGAGCTGAAAGACCAAAAGAACCTGGATTGAGCTCTCTACGTACTAGCAGAAAGCTGTTAGAGGGAATG GTGATCACTGTAGAGCCGGGTTGTTACTTCATTGATGCCTTACTACTTCCTGCCTTGGAGAGTCCGTCGGTGTCTGAGTTTTTCAATCATGGAGAGATCAACAGATTTAGAGCTTTTGGTGGAGTCAGAATTGAAAGTGATGTG TGTGTTACTGCCAATGGATGCATTAACATGACCAAATGTCCCCGGAAGATTGAAGAGATCGAGGCAGTGATGGCAGGGGTTCCTTGGCCGATCAAAAAGACGGCCTTGCCTTCCGGAAATGGACAAGTGTAA
- the LOC138872508 gene encoding uncharacterized protein, protein MDVFLVDLPGMPTDRDIDFGIDLVSGTHPISIPLYRMTPVELKEMKEKLRELLDKGFIKPSVLPWGALILFGKNKDGTMRLCIDYRQLNKVTIKNNGGIKVDLKKIEAVQSCPRPSSTTDFWSFLGLVGYYRRFIEGFSSIAALMTKLTQKGAPFRWLDECEESFQKLKTASTTTPVPIGIGCVLMQEGSVIAYASHQLKPHEKNYVVHDLELATIVHALKIWRPFCEMPSQILACVVSRSSLYNRIRECQYDNPYLLVLKDTVQHGDAKEVTIGDDRMLRMQSQICLPNIDRLHELILEEAHGLRYSTHPGAAKMYQDLRQHYWRRRMKKDIVGFEPGV, encoded by the exons ATGGATGTATTTCTtgtagacctgccgggtatgccaaccgatagggatattgactttggtattgacttggtatcaggcactcatcccatttctattcctctgtatcgtatgacaccagttgaattaaaagaaatgaaagagaAACTTCgggaacttcttgataaggggtttattaagcctagtgtgttgccttggggtgcactgATTCTGTTTGGGAAAAATAAAGATGGTACTATGCGGTTGTGTATCgactataggcagttgaacaaagttacaatcaagaacaa TGGTGGAATTAaagtggatctgaagaagattgaggcagttcaaagtTGTCCCAGGCCATCTTCAACTACTGATTTTTGGAGTTTTCTCGGCTTGGTCGGATATTATCGTCGCTTTATAGAGGGTTTCTCGTCCATTGCAGCCCttatgaccaaattgacccagaaaggtgctccattcaggtggttggatgagtgtgaagagagctttcagaagctcaagactgcctcgACCACAACTCCAGTTCCC aTTGGTATTGGATGTGTCTTAATGCAGGAGGGTagtgtgattgcttatgcttcgcacCAGTTGAAGCCACATGAAAAGAACTACgttgttcatgatttagagttggcaactattgttcatgcattaaagatttggaggcccTTTTGTGAG ATGCCTAGTCAgattctagcttgtgtggtttcccGGTCTTCCCTATATAaccgcatcagagagtgccaatatgataatccctatttgcttgtcctaaagGACACAGTACAGCACGGCGATGCCAAAGAggttactattggagatgatagGATGTTGAGAATGCAGAGTCAGATTTGTTTGCCAAATATAGATAGGCtgcatgagttgattcttgaagaAGCCCACGGTTTGCGGTATTCCACTCATCCGGGTGCTGCtaagatgtaccaggacttgaggcagcattattggcgGAGAAGgatgaaaaaagatatagttgggtttgagcctggtgtttaa